DNA sequence from the Halococcus salsus genome:
CCTCGTCGGTGACTTCGCCGTCGGGCGGGGCGGCCGCGACGGGCATCCCCCGCGGACCGACGAGCTCGTGGAGATAGGTCTGCACTACCGGATCAGAAAGGAGGTCCTCGAACGCCATTTGGCCCTATTCGGGTACGGGGGCGGGTAAACCCATCGTTCACTCCCCGTCGTTACCGGGGCTCTCGACACGCTTGCCGCGGGCCTTCGGCACCACTCGGCGCTCGGCGTCCGTCCACTCGCGGTCGAGTTCGCGCCCCTCGAAGAGCCGGTCGAGGAACACCGCGAGCGAGGCCACCTCCGAGTGGGGCTGGTTGGTGACGGCGACGTTGTAGTCGGCGGCCTCGTAGACGTCGAAGGAGACCTTCTCGGCACCCACGACGACGAGCAGCGGCCGATCGCGGTGGGCGCTTCGGATCTCGGCTTCGACCTCCTCCACCGGGAGGCCGTACATCGTGAGGTGGACGACGGGACCCGGGAACTCCTGCAGTAACGGGCGGTAGGCGTCGGTGACCTCGACCTCGAACGGGCCGCCGAAGCGCTCGGTGATGTCGGCGACGGTCTCCCCTGGGCCGGCGGCCTCGCCAGCGAAGACCACCCGGTCGGCACCCAGCGCCCGGGCGGTGAGCCCCACGTGCGAACTCATCCGCTCGTCGCGACCCGGCCGGTGGCCGAGCCGGAGTACGTGGACTTCGGGTTCGCCCTGCATCTCACTGCGCGGCGTCGATCGCCGAACTGATCGCGTCGACGGTCGGGTCCACCGCCGTTCCGTTGACGAACACCGCCGGCGTCCCTTCGATACCCTTCTGCATGCCCTGCTGTTTATCGTTCGTGATGGTCCGCTCGAACCGCCGGTTCGTCGCGGCGCTCCTGATCCGGTCCGCGCCCAGTCCGGTCTCCTCGCCGAGCGACGCGTAGAACTCCGGACCCAACGAACTCTGATTCGCGAACAGCTGGTCGAGGTAGGTCCAAAAGGCTTGGTCGCCGGCGAGCGCTTGGGCGGCCCGGGCGGCGTTCGCGGCCGTGTAGGAGGCGGGGTCGTCGACCGGGATGGGGAAGTCGTGGTGCTCGTAGCGGATGTCGTTCGAGTCGATGTAGTCGCTCTGTATCTCCGGCACGACGTTCTGCACGTACTCCTGACAGTGCGGACAGGCGAAGTCCTCGTAGGCCGCCACGGTCACGCCGGCGTTCGGGTCGCCCTTGACGGGCGCGTCGAGCGGCTGGTTAACCGAGAGACCGCCGCTCGCGTTGTAGTTGGGGAGGTCCGAATCCGCGCTCGCCGAGCCGCCACCCAGGCCGAGACAGCCGGCGAGGGACGTGAGGGCGACCCCGCTCGCGCCGAGCAGCATCCGGCGGCGGGTCGACGTCGATCTGTCCCCCGTTCGGTCCGCCGGCCCGCGGTTCTGGTCCATTGGTTGACCATTACGCCCCGGCGCGCATAAATCCCGCGACCCGCGGCGGATCCGGACCGCAGGGACCGCAAGAGCCATACTCCACGACTCGGCATTCGGGACATGAACCTCACCGACAAACGCGTGCTCATCACGGGCGGGGCGGGTCTCGTCGGTTCCCACCTCGCGGGCCACCTCCTCGACGACAACGAGGTCGTGGTGGCCGACGACTGCTCGAAGGGCGACCGCGAGCGGGTCCCCGACGGGGCCGAGTTCGTCGAGGCCGACATGACCAGCGAGGACGACGTCGCGGCGGCCGTCACCGAGGACCTCGACTGCGTCTTCCACTTCGCGGCCTACACCGACACCAACTACGCGGACCCGCGCCAGCTCTTCGAGGAGAACGGCGCGATGACCTACAACGTCCTCGAACGCATGGACGAGGTCGGCGTCTCGAACATCGCCTTCACCTCCTCTTCGACTGTGTACGGCGAAGCCCCGATGCCGACCCCCGAGGACCACGCACCGCTCGAACCCATCTCGATCTACGGTGCGAGCAAGCTCGCCGACGAGGGCCTGCTCTCGACCTACGCTCACTCCTACGGCTTCACCGTCTGGCTCTATCGCTTCGCGAACATCGTCGGCCCGAACCAGCGCGGCAATGTGGTCCCCGACTTCATCGAAAAGCTCGACGAGAACCCCGACGAACTGGAGATCCTCGGTGACGGCAGACAGGAGAAGTCCTACCTCCACGTCTCGGACTGTGTCGAGGCGGTCTGTCACGTCGTCGAGAGTACCGAAGAACCGATGAACACCTACAACCTCGGGACCGAGACCACGACCTCGGTAACCCGAATCGCGGACATCGTGGCCGACGAGATGGGGGTCGACCCCGAGTACTCCTACACCGGCGGCGACCGCGGCTGGACCGGCGACGTCCCGAAGATGCGGCTCGCGGTCGAGAAGCTCACCGACCTCGGCTACGAACCCGAGCTGTCGAGCGACGAGGCGGTTCGGCGCGGCGCGCGCGAGCTCATCGACGAGATCTGTTAAACCGAGAATTCGGTTCGCGCTTCACACTCCCGATCGTCGGCTTCGAGGGTCGCCACCGCGGTGTAGCTACCCGGCTCCGGTGGCGACCACTCGCCGTCGTAGGTCACCGACTCGCCGGGCGCGAGCTCTTCGGACTGGAGCATCTGGGCGAACATCTTCCCCTCCGACCACCGCCAGCGCTCCTCCTCACCGTCGAGCACGACGAAATCGGCGGTCCGAGCGCTCCGGAACGAGAGCGTCACGGGTTCGTCCCCGTCGTTCTCGACGGTGAAGGCGAACGAGACCCGGTCGGGGTTCGTCCGGAGGTCGAGGCTCCCGGTAAGTGACATGCGCGGACATCGGCGCGCGCTTGCAAAAACGTCGGGGACCGTCGTGGTGGCCCCGCCGAACCTATTCGGCCGTGAAGACCGGCGCGACCTCGTCGTTGGCTTCGAGCACGCCGTCGAGGACCACCCGGTCGCCGATCCCGACCTCACCGGTGAGCCGGCCGGTGACCCGCGCGCCGTCGAGCTGGACGATTCCTACTTGGTAGGGAGCGTCGAACCCCACAGGGGAGACCTCGACCGTGGTCTCGGTGTAGACCTCGCCCGCGGTCGGGAGTTCGGTCATCTCCACGTCCCGACTCCCGCACTCGTTGCAGACCGCGAACGGCGTGCCGTAGACCGTCCCGCAGTCCGGACACCGGACCCCGAGGAGGTCGCCGTCGCGGAGCGCGTCGACCCACTCGGCGTGGCTCAGGCTCATTCGCGGGCCTCCATCACCGTGACGACGGTGGTCGCGGCGTCGCCACCCAGGTTGTGCGCGACGGCGCGTTCGGCCCCGTCGATCTGGCGCTCGCCGGCGTTGTTCCTGAGGTGCTCGGTGAGTTCGACGATCTGGCCCGTCCCGGTCGCGCCGATGGGGTGGCCTTTCGCCTTCAGCCCGCCCGATGGGTTGATCGGCCGGTCACCGTCGATCGCTGTGCGACCCTCGGCGGCGGCGGGCCCGCCCTCGCCGTCCTCGAAGAAGCCGATGGCCTCGCTCGCCATCACCTCGGCCCCCGTGAAGCAGTCGTGGACCTCCGCGAAGTCCATCTCGTCGGCGCTCGTCTCGGCCTGCTCGTAGGCCTGGCTCGCCGCGTCGCGGGCGGCCTGTGTGGCCTGGACGACGGGTTTGGCGCTCAGTGGGACGATGTCGGTCGCGTGGCCGACGCCACCGACGTCGACAGGGTTGTCGAACGAGTCCGCGTTCTCGTCGCTGGTGACGACGACGGCGCTCGCGCCGTCCGAGAACGGACAGCAGTCCATCAGCCGGAACGGGTCGGCGACCACGGGGGAGTCGAGGACGTCCTCCACAGTGATCTCCTTCCCGAAGTGGGCGTTCGGGTTCCGGGTGCCGTTGGCGTGGTTCTTGACCGCGACGTGGGCGAGCTGCTCCTCGGTGGTGCCGTACTCGTGCATGTGGCGCTTGGTGTGGAGCGCGAACACGCCGGGGAACGTGAGTCCTGTCGGCTGTTCGTAGTAGCGGTCCGACGCGGAGGCGAAGATCCGTGTCATCTCGCCGGTGCCGAGACCCGTCTCGGGGGTGCAGCGCTCGACGCCCCCAACCAGAACGGTGTCGTGAACCCCCGCCTCGACCGCCTCGACGGCGTTCTTGAACGCGTTCGAGGAGGTCGCACACGCGTCCTCGAAACGCTGGCAGGGGATCCCCGCGAGCCCGATCTGGGCGGCCACCGCGGGCGCGAGGTGGGTGTCGTTCTCGGTCTGGCCGCCCATCGCGTTGCCGAAGTAGAGGGCGTCGATGTCGTCGGGGCCGACGCCGGCGTCGTCGTACGCACCGAGCGCCGCCGTCGCGAACAGTTCCGTGAGGGTGCGCTCGTGGACGCCGAACGTCGTCATGTCCGCGCCGACGACGCTTGCTCGTGTCATCGACGTTTATCAAGGGTCGGAGACACAAAGACCTGCCGGACCGCCCGAGAACCGTGTCAGTGGGCCGCGTAGCCGCCGTCGACGACGTGGACTTCTCCCGTCGTGTACGAGGCCGCGTCGCCCGCGAGGTAGACCGCCGCGCCGGCGATCTCCTCGGGGTCGGCGAAGCGATCCTGGGGAATATCGCGGAGGAGGTCCTCGTAGATCGACTCGTTTTCGCGTACACCCGCGGTGAACTCGGTCTCGACGTAGCCCGGCGCGAGCGCGTTGACCCGGATCTCGGGGGCCCACTCGACCGCGAGGGTTCGGGTCATCCCGACCATCGCGTGCTTCGAGGCGACGTAGGGTGTCTGGTAGGGCAGGCCGACGACCCCGCCGACGCTCGCGACGTTGACCACCGCCCCGCTCCCGTCGCGCTCGCCGACCCGCCGCCCGAACGCCGCCGCACACCGGAACGCGCCGGTGAGGTTCACCGAGAGGATGTGTTCCCAGGTGTCGATGTCGAGATCCCGTGCGTCGCCGAAGAAGGGGTTGGTGCCGGCGTCGTTCACCAACACGTCGACCGGACCGAGCGCGTCCTCGGCCGCGTCGAACGCCGCCCTCACCTCCTCCTCGACGGTGACGTCCGCCGGACAGGCTATCGCTTCTCCGCCTGCGGATTCGATCCGCTCGACAGTCGCGTCGAGGTCGTCATCCGACCGCGCCAGCGCCGCCACGCTCGCGCCCGCCGCCGCCAGCTCGACCGCTATCGCCTCGCCGATACCGCGGCTGGCTCCCGTCACGAGCGCCACGCGGCCGTCGAGCGAGAAGCGGTCGAGCCCTGGTTCACTCATGCAGCCACCACGCGAGCCGGCGGCATAAATTCGGGCCGTCCGGCGGCCACGGTGGTATTATGTCCACACCACCCGATCACGACCCATGTCGTTTCAGTTACCCGACCTCTCCGGCCGGACGGCGTTCGTGACGGGGACCACGCGCGGCATCGGCAAGCGGATCGCGCTCACGCTGGCCGAGGCGGGCTGTAACGTGGTCTCGACCGGGAAGACCGTCGACGATTCGGACAGCGATCTGGAGGGCACCATCCACGACACCGCCGCGGCGTGCGAGGAGCGCGGTGTCGAGTCACACGCCATCCAGTTGAACCTCCGCAACCCGGACGAAATCGAGGCCGCCGCCAAGGAGGCCATCGAGGTCTTCGACGAGGTCGATGTCGTGATCAACAACGCGAGCGCGATCCAGCTCGCGAACGTCGCGGACCTCCCGGCCAACCGCTTCGACCTCCTGAACGAGGTCAACGTTCGAGGAACGTATCTCACGATTCGGGCATTCTTGCCTCACCTCAAGGAGCACGGCGGCCACGTCCTCACCAATTCGCCCCCAGTCACGATGGACCGCGCGCCGGGGAAGGCGGCCTACGCCTGGTCGAAGCTCGGCATGACCTTCGTGACGCTCTCGGTCGCGGCCGAACTCCAGGGGACTGACGTGGCCGCCAACTGCTTCTGGCCCGTGACGATAATCGACACCCGGGCCTCGCGCTACTTCGGGATGGGGACCGAGGACGACTGGCGAACGCCCGCCATCGCCGCCGACGCGGCGTGTGCACTCCTCGACCGCGATACCGACTTCTCGGGCCACGCGTGCTACGACGAGGCGGTCCTCCGCGAAGCCGGCATCGCCGACTTTTCACCCTATAACGTCACCGACGGCGACCCGCAGCCGCTCTCGGCCCAGCTGTTCGACCCGGACTACGAACGACCCTGACGGTCGGCGTCGGGCGATAGGGATTCATCCCTGGGCCGCCTACGGGTCGCATGAATCGAGCACGACTCGGGCTGGTCGGTGCGGCGGCGGTCGGCGGCGGGCTCGCGCTCTGGAGCGCCTTCGGACTCCTCCGGTCCCGGTCGGCCGAGCAGGTCGAGTACACCGTCGAGCGGACCATCGACGACCGGACCGAGGTCCGGCGGTATCCCGAACTCGTCCGGGCCGAGACCACGGGCTCGTCGGGCCGCGAGGCGTTCCTCAGGCTCTTCGACTACATCCAGGGGGCCAACGAGTCCGGGTCGGACGTCCCGATGACCGCACCGGTCCGCACCGACGACGCGGGCGAGACGGTGTCGATGACCGCCCCCGTCCGAATCGACGATGACGACGAGGATGGCGTCCGGATGGCCTTCTACCTCCCCGCCGAGTACACCCCGAACACCGCGCCGCGACCGGCCCACTCGGCGGTCTCGCTCGTCGTCGAACCTCCGCGGTCGGTGGCGGCGCGGCGCTTCTCGTGGTGGGCGTTCGACTGGCGAACGCGCCGG
Encoded proteins:
- a CDS encoding tRNA (cytidine(56)-2'-O)-methyltransferase, with amino-acid sequence MQGEPEVHVLRLGHRPGRDERMSSHVGLTARALGADRVVFAGEAAGPGETVADITERFGGPFEVEVTDAYRPLLQEFPGPVVHLTMYGLPVEEVEAEIRSAHRDRPLLVVVGAEKVSFDVYEAADYNVAVTNQPHSEVASLAVFLDRLFEGRELDREWTDAERRVVPKARGKRVESPGNDGE
- a CDS encoding DsbA family protein — protein: MDQNRGPADRTGDRSTSTRRRMLLGASGVALTSLAGCLGLGGGSASADSDLPNYNASGGLSVNQPLDAPVKGDPNAGVTVAAYEDFACPHCQEYVQNVVPEIQSDYIDSNDIRYEHHDFPIPVDDPASYTAANAARAAQALAGDQAFWTYLDQLFANQSSLGPEFYASLGEETGLGADRIRSAATNRRFERTITNDKQQGMQKGIEGTPAVFVNGTAVDPTVDAISSAIDAAQ
- a CDS encoding NAD-dependent epimerase/dehydratase family protein — translated: MNLTDKRVLITGGAGLVGSHLAGHLLDDNEVVVADDCSKGDRERVPDGAEFVEADMTSEDDVAAAVTEDLDCVFHFAAYTDTNYADPRQLFEENGAMTYNVLERMDEVGVSNIAFTSSSTVYGEAPMPTPEDHAPLEPISIYGASKLADEGLLSTYAHSYGFTVWLYRFANIVGPNQRGNVVPDFIEKLDENPDELEILGDGRQEKSYLHVSDCVEAVCHVVESTEEPMNTYNLGTETTTSVTRIADIVADEMGVDPEYSYTGGDRGWTGDVPKMRLAVEKLTDLGYEPELSSDEAVRRGARELIDEIC
- a CDS encoding BsuPI-related putative proteinase inhibitor, giving the protein MSLTGSLDLRTNPDRVSFAFTVENDGDEPVTLSFRSARTADFVVLDGEEERWRWSEGKMFAQMLQSEELAPGESVTYDGEWSPPEPGSYTAVATLEADDRECEARTEFSV
- a CDS encoding Zn-ribbon domain-containing OB-fold protein, whose amino-acid sequence is MSLSHAEWVDALRDGDLLGVRCPDCGTVYGTPFAVCNECGSRDVEMTELPTAGEVYTETTVEVSPVGFDAPYQVGIVQLDGARVTGRLTGEVGIGDRVVLDGVLEANDEVAPVFTAE
- a CDS encoding thiolase domain-containing protein, producing MTRASVVGADMTTFGVHERTLTELFATAALGAYDDAGVGPDDIDALYFGNAMGGQTENDTHLAPAVAAQIGLAGIPCQRFEDACATSSNAFKNAVEAVEAGVHDTVLVGGVERCTPETGLGTGEMTRIFASASDRYYEQPTGLTFPGVFALHTKRHMHEYGTTEEQLAHVAVKNHANGTRNPNAHFGKEITVEDVLDSPVVADPFRLMDCCPFSDGASAVVVTSDENADSFDNPVDVGGVGHATDIVPLSAKPVVQATQAARDAASQAYEQAETSADEMDFAEVHDCFTGAEVMASEAIGFFEDGEGGPAAAEGRTAIDGDRPINPSGGLKAKGHPIGATGTGQIVELTEHLRNNAGERQIDGAERAVAHNLGGDAATTVVTVMEARE
- a CDS encoding SDR family NAD(P)-dependent oxidoreductase, producing the protein MSEPGLDRFSLDGRVALVTGASRGIGEAIAVELAAAGASVAALARSDDDLDATVERIESAGGEAIACPADVTVEEEVRAAFDAAEDALGPVDVLVNDAGTNPFFGDARDLDIDTWEHILSVNLTGAFRCAAAFGRRVGERDGSGAVVNVASVGGVVGLPYQTPYVASKHAMVGMTRTLAVEWAPEIRVNALAPGYVETEFTAGVRENESIYEDLLRDIPQDRFADPEEIAGAAVYLAGDAASYTTGEVHVVDGGYAAH
- a CDS encoding SDR family oxidoreductase; its protein translation is MSFQLPDLSGRTAFVTGTTRGIGKRIALTLAEAGCNVVSTGKTVDDSDSDLEGTIHDTAAACEERGVESHAIQLNLRNPDEIEAAAKEAIEVFDEVDVVINNASAIQLANVADLPANRFDLLNEVNVRGTYLTIRAFLPHLKEHGGHVLTNSPPVTMDRAPGKAAYAWSKLGMTFVTLSVAAELQGTDVAANCFWPVTIIDTRASRYFGMGTEDDWRTPAIAADAACALLDRDTDFSGHACYDEAVLREAGIADFSPYNVTDGDPQPLSAQLFDPDYERP
- a CDS encoding SOUL family heme-binding protein codes for the protein MNRARLGLVGAAAVGGGLALWSAFGLLRSRSAEQVEYTVERTIDDRTEVRRYPELVRAETTGSSGREAFLRLFDYIQGANESGSDVPMTAPVRTDDAGETVSMTAPVRIDDDDEDGVRMAFYLPAEYTPNTAPRPAHSAVSLVVEPPRSVAARRFSWWAFDWRTRRQESKLLDSLAETDLTPVGEPFSFGYDDPSVPPFLRTNEVAVEVEW